In Shewanella sp. GD04112, the sequence AAGGTATCGACTTCATGGCCTAATGGAGTGAGCTGGGCCTGCATTTCATCCGCTATATATTCACTGCTGCCGAGGGTGGTTCCGACTAATATCGCGATCTTGGTCATTGTTACTGCTCTCTGTGGTCGTTAATTTCTATCATTTTTGGGGCTTACATCTACTTACAGTGTTTTGCTGTATAAATTTACTCACTATTGATTTGCAGTCTGCTAGTATCCTTGGCTGCAATCCTTGTTTTATACATAGGCCGTAAGGTTTTTATAACAATTATAATAGGATAACTGATGACTACTCCTGCTGATGCGCCAAAGTGGCCACGCCAAATACCCTATATTATTGCCAGTGAAGCGTGTGAGCGTTTCAGTTTTTATGGCATGCGTAACATTCTAACACCATTCTTGATGACGGCACTTTTGCTCTCTATTCCCGAAGATCTTCGCGGAGCTGTGGCCAAGGATGTGTTCCACTCGTTCGTGATTGGGGTGTATTTTTTCCCCTTACTCGGTGGTTGGATTGCAGATAGATTCTTTGGTAAGTACAACACGATTCTGTGGCTAAGCTTACTTTACTGTGTGGGCCATGCGTTCTTGGCGATTTTTGAGCACAGCGTGCAAGGCTTTTACACTGGCTTATTTTTAATTGCCTTAGGTTCGGGCGGGATTAAGCCTTTAGTTTCTTCGTTTATGGGCGATCAGTTTGATCAGAGCAACAAGTCTTTGGCGCAAAAAGCCTTCGATATGTTCTATTTTACGATCAACTTTGGTTCCTTCTTCGCATCCTTATCTATGCCATTGTTACTCAAAAACTTTGGCGCTGCAGTGGCTTTCGGGATCCCCGGTGTGTTGATGTTTATCGCCACGGTATTTTTCTGGTTGGGTCGCAAACGTTATGTGCATATGCCACCAGAACCAAAGGATCCCCATGGATTTTTACCCGTGATCCGCATTGCCTTGCTTACTAAGGTCGAAGGCAAGGCTAATATCGGTTTAGTGTTAGCCTTAATTGGTGGTGTTTCAGCGGCTTATGCGCTGGTGAATATTCCGACGCTCGGGATTGTGGCAGGTTTATGTAGCGCTATGGTGCTGCTGATGGGATTTGTTGGCCTTGGAGCTTCATTACAGCTTGAGCGCGCGCGAGGGATTCATCCTGATGCGGCCGTGGATGGTGTACGTTCAGTGCTGCGTATTTTAGTGTTGTTCGCCTTAGTGACGCCATTTTGGTCCTTATTCGATCAAAAGGCGTCGACCTGGATTTTGCAGGCTAACGATATGGTTAAACCTTCGTGGTTTGAACCCGCGATGATGCAGGCATTAAACCCGCTGTTAGTGATGCTGTTGATCCCATTTAATAACTTCGTTTTATATCCTGCGATTGAGCGTATGG encodes:
- a CDS encoding POT family MFS transporter, with amino-acid sequence MTTPADAPKWPRQIPYIIASEACERFSFYGMRNILTPFLMTALLLSIPEDLRGAVAKDVFHSFVIGVYFFPLLGGWIADRFFGKYNTILWLSLLYCVGHAFLAIFEHSVQGFYTGLFLIALGSGGIKPLVSSFMGDQFDQSNKSLAQKAFDMFYFTINFGSFFASLSMPLLLKNFGAAVAFGIPGVLMFIATVFFWLGRKRYVHMPPEPKDPHGFLPVIRIALLTKVEGKANIGLVLALIGGVSAAYALVNIPTLGIVAGLCSAMVLLMGFVGLGASLQLERARGIHPDAAVDGVRSVLRILVLFALVTPFWSLFDQKASTWILQANDMVKPSWFEPAMMQALNPLLVMLLIPFNNFVLYPAIERMGVKLTALRKMGAGIAITGLSWIVVGTIQLMMDGGSALSIFWQILPYALLTFGEVLVSATGLEFAYSQAPKAMKGTIMSFWTLSVTVGNLWVLLANVSVKSPAVTEQIVQTGMSVTAFQMFFFAGFAILAAVIFALYARSYQMQDHYRQV